In Polynucleobacter sp. es-EL-1, the following are encoded in one genomic region:
- the lepB gene encoding signal peptidase I, translating into MNFALILFILVVVSGIAWLADRFYFAPQRRADGIERMPLWLEYTAGFFPVICAVFVLRSFIAEPFKIPSGSMIPTLQIGDFILVNKFTYGIRLPVINKKVIDLGTPKRGDVVVFRYPRDESIDYIKRIVALPGDTVEYQGKRLTVNGQPLQYSGGEPYLDPENMRYAKRYTESFPADLGGNKHDILNDPDRPSASFPTERFPGFENCQYQNAGLICTVPPGHYFAMGDNRDNSADSRYWGFVPDKNIVGRAFFVWLNLGNLGRIGGFE; encoded by the coding sequence ATGAACTTCGCACTCATTCTATTTATCTTGGTCGTGGTTTCTGGCATTGCTTGGCTAGCTGATCGCTTTTACTTTGCGCCACAGCGCCGTGCCGATGGCATTGAACGTATGCCCCTCTGGTTGGAGTACACAGCAGGATTTTTCCCGGTTATTTGCGCAGTGTTTGTATTGCGTTCATTCATTGCTGAGCCCTTTAAGATTCCTTCAGGCTCGATGATTCCCACGCTGCAGATTGGTGATTTTATTTTGGTCAATAAATTTACCTACGGTATTCGTTTACCGGTCATCAATAAAAAAGTGATTGACCTTGGGACCCCTAAACGCGGTGATGTAGTAGTGTTCCGCTACCCACGGGATGAGTCGATTGATTACATTAAGCGGATCGTTGCCTTACCAGGTGATACCGTTGAGTATCAGGGCAAGCGCCTCACTGTTAACGGTCAGCCATTACAGTACAGCGGCGGCGAACCCTATCTTGATCCAGAAAATATGCGCTATGCCAAGCGTTATACAGAATCCTTTCCTGCCGATCTTGGCGGCAATAAACATGACATCCTCAATGATCCTGATCGACCATCAGCTAGCTTTCCAACGGAGCGTTTCCCGGGCTTTGAGAACTGCCAATACCAAAATGCTGGGCTGATTTGTACTGTTCCACCTGGACATTATTTTGCGATGGGTGATAACCGAGATAACAGTGCGGATTCTCGTTACTGGGGTTTTGTGCCGGACAAGAATATTGTGGGTAGAGCATTTTTTGTCTGGCTAAATTTAGGCAACCTTGGCCGCATTGGTGGCTTTGAGTAA
- the lepA gene encoding translation elongation factor 4, which translates to MDLIRNFSIIAHIDHGKSTLADRIIQLCGGLSDREMEAQVLDSMDIERERGITIKAQTAALTYKSRDGKTYNLNLIDTPGHVDFSYEVSRSLSACEGALLVVDASQGVEAQTVANCYMALELGVEVVPVLNKIDLPQADPERAKKEIEDVIGIDASEAVTCSAKTGMGVEDVIEEMIARVPPPKGNAADPLQALIIDSWFDNYVGVVMLVRVVNGTLKPKEKITLMANGSSHLVEHVGVFSPKSVDRPELSAGQVGFVIAGIKELKAAKVGDTVTHSPGQQGKVPASEPLPGFKEVKPQVFAGLYPVESSEYDQLRESLEKLQLNDASLLYEPEVSQALGFGFRCGFLGLLHMEIVQERLERQYGMNLITTAPTVVYQVEQSDGSVILVDNPSKMPEASKINTILEPIVTVNLYMPQEYVGSIITLCVGKRGIQMDMNYLGRQVKLTYELPMAEIVLDFFDKMKSISRGYASMDYEFKEYRPADVVKVDILINGERVDALSVIVHRSNSQHRGREVVAKMRGIIPRQMFDVAIQAAIGSNIVARENVKALRKNVLAKCYGGDISRKRKLLEKQKEGKKRMKQVGNVEIPQEAFLAILQVDD; encoded by the coding sequence ATGGATTTAATCCGCAATTTTTCTATCATCGCCCATATCGATCACGGCAAATCAACGCTAGCTGATCGCATTATTCAGTTATGCGGCGGCCTTTCCGATCGGGAAATGGAAGCCCAAGTTTTAGACTCAATGGATATTGAGCGCGAGCGTGGCATCACCATCAAAGCGCAAACTGCTGCGTTGACCTATAAGTCCAGAGATGGCAAAACGTATAACCTCAATTTAATTGATACACCTGGTCACGTTGACTTCTCTTATGAAGTCAGTCGCTCCTTATCGGCATGTGAAGGCGCATTGTTAGTAGTTGATGCCAGTCAAGGCGTTGAAGCACAAACCGTTGCCAACTGCTACATGGCGCTGGAGTTAGGTGTTGAGGTTGTTCCAGTTCTCAATAAGATTGATTTGCCTCAGGCAGACCCAGAGCGTGCTAAAAAAGAAATCGAAGATGTCATTGGTATTGATGCATCAGAGGCAGTAACTTGCTCAGCTAAAACAGGTATGGGCGTTGAGGATGTGATCGAAGAAATGATCGCTCGCGTACCTCCACCAAAAGGTAATGCCGCTGATCCTTTGCAAGCGCTGATTATTGATTCATGGTTTGACAACTACGTTGGTGTGGTGATGTTGGTGCGTGTTGTCAATGGCACTTTGAAGCCCAAAGAAAAAATCACCTTAATGGCCAATGGTTCTAGCCATTTGGTTGAGCACGTAGGCGTATTTAGCCCTAAGTCTGTCGATCGCCCAGAGTTATCTGCTGGCCAAGTAGGCTTTGTGATTGCTGGTATTAAAGAATTAAAAGCGGCAAAGGTGGGTGATACGGTGACGCACTCTCCAGGTCAGCAGGGTAAGGTGCCTGCCTCAGAACCACTGCCGGGATTTAAAGAAGTGAAGCCACAAGTATTTGCAGGACTCTATCCAGTGGAGTCTAGTGAGTATGATCAATTGCGCGAATCTTTGGAGAAGTTGCAATTAAATGATGCGTCACTCTTGTATGAGCCTGAGGTATCGCAAGCGCTGGGTTTTGGTTTCCGCTGCGGCTTCTTAGGTCTGTTGCACATGGAAATTGTGCAGGAGCGTTTAGAGCGTCAATATGGCATGAACCTCATTACCACTGCGCCAACGGTGGTCTATCAAGTGGAGCAATCTGATGGCTCAGTGATTTTGGTGGATAACCCATCGAAGATGCCAGAGGCGAGCAAGATTAATACAATTCTTGAGCCTATCGTGACCGTGAATTTATACATGCCACAAGAGTATGTTGGCTCCATTATTACTTTGTGCGTTGGCAAGCGCGGTATTCAGATGGATATGAATTATCTTGGACGCCAGGTCAAACTCACATACGAATTGCCCATGGCTGAAATCGTATTGGATTTCTTTGACAAGATGAAATCCATCTCGCGTGGCTACGCGTCTATGGATTATGAGTTCAAAGAATATCGTCCAGCAGATGTGGTCAAAGTTGATATTCTGATTAATGGTGAGCGGGTCGACGCCTTATCAGTGATTGTTCACCGCAGTAATAGCCAGCATCGTGGTCGTGAAGTGGTTGCCAAAATGCGCGGCATCATTCCGCGTCAAATGTTTGATGTGGCGATTCAGGCAGCGATTGGTAGCAATATTGTTGCGCGTGAGAACGTCAAGGCATTGCGTAAAAACGTATTGGCTAAATGTTATGGCGGCGATATCTCACGTAAGCGTAAGTTATTAGAGAAGCAAAAAGAAGGTAAGAAGCGCATGAAGCAAGTGGGTAATGTGGAAATTCCACAAGAGGCTTTCTTGGCCATTTTGCAGGTAGACGATTAA
- a CDS encoding DegQ family serine endoprotease, which translates to MKKYFIALLAILSLGQIAFTPTAFAQNPRVLLPDFADLVERASPAVVNIRTTEKVMAQQAQGGFPGMPDDQAEFFRRFFGVPMPGMPNGNPPKQGQPNSGKPQEADRGVGSGFIIESNGLILTNAHVVEGATTIYVTLTDKREFKAKLLGMDKRTDVAVVKIDARDLPRLPLGDSSKVRVGEWVVAIGSPFGLENTVTAGIVSAKSRDTGDYLPFIQTDVAVNPGNSGGPLLNTAGQVIGINSQIFSRSGGYMGISFAIPIDEAMRVADQLRTNGKMTRGRIGVALGEMTKEVAESLGLGKPRGAYVRNVEPGGPAAAGGIESGDVILSFNGRDIAKSTDLPRVVGETKPGTSATVQVWRKGTTKDLTVTVADTDASQAAAKKPESSGANGKSASTMGVIVSELTEAKKRDLNIRGGVEVTGLGEGPLARAGVRPGDVIVRIADTDITGIKQFEAVAKSLDANKAVPVFVRRADSTMIIPVRPK; encoded by the coding sequence ATGAAAAAGTACTTTATTGCGCTCCTGGCTATTCTGAGTCTTGGGCAAATTGCATTCACTCCAACAGCATTTGCGCAAAATCCGCGGGTTTTGCTGCCTGATTTTGCAGATTTGGTTGAGCGTGCTAGTCCTGCGGTGGTCAATATTCGGACTACTGAAAAAGTGATGGCGCAGCAAGCTCAGGGAGGATTCCCTGGGATGCCTGACGATCAGGCAGAGTTCTTCAGGCGCTTTTTTGGAGTGCCAATGCCAGGGATGCCTAATGGCAATCCCCCCAAGCAAGGACAACCCAATTCCGGCAAGCCGCAAGAGGCTGACCGGGGTGTGGGCTCGGGATTCATTATTGAATCCAATGGCTTAATTCTGACAAATGCCCATGTTGTAGAAGGTGCCACAACAATCTATGTCACTTTGACTGACAAGCGTGAATTTAAGGCCAAGTTATTGGGTATGGATAAGCGTACCGATGTAGCGGTTGTGAAAATCGATGCTCGTGATTTACCTCGCCTACCTTTGGGAGATTCTTCCAAAGTGCGTGTAGGTGAATGGGTCGTAGCCATAGGCTCTCCATTCGGCCTTGAAAATACCGTTACTGCCGGCATTGTGTCTGCTAAGAGTCGAGATACTGGGGATTATTTACCCTTTATCCAGACGGACGTAGCGGTCAATCCCGGTAATTCTGGTGGCCCTTTGCTCAATACAGCTGGTCAAGTGATTGGGATTAACTCGCAAATCTTTAGCCGCTCTGGTGGTTATATGGGCATTTCTTTTGCCATTCCGATTGATGAGGCGATGCGGGTTGCAGACCAGTTGCGTACCAATGGCAAGATGACCCGTGGTCGTATTGGTGTAGCCCTAGGAGAAATGACAAAAGAGGTTGCTGAGAGTTTGGGTCTAGGCAAACCTCGCGGAGCCTATGTCCGCAATGTCGAGCCTGGTGGTCCTGCGGCTGCGGGGGGTATTGAATCGGGTGACGTCATCTTGAGCTTTAATGGTCGAGATATTGCTAAATCAACTGATTTACCCAGGGTCGTTGGTGAGACTAAGCCTGGAACGAGTGCCACCGTACAAGTATGGCGTAAAGGAACTACTAAGGATCTAACAGTGACGGTGGCAGATACCGACGCTAGTCAGGCTGCAGCTAAGAAGCCAGAGAGCTCAGGAGCGAATGGTAAGAGTGCTAGTACCATGGGAGTAATCGTCTCAGAGCTTACAGAGGCTAAAAAGCGGGATTTAAATATCCGAGGTGGGGTTGAGGTCACTGGTTTAGGTGAGGGTCCTCTCGCCCGTGCAGGGGTTCGCCCTGGGGATGTCATTGTGCGTATTGCAGACACGGATATCACGGGAATTAAGCAGTTTGAGGCCGTGGCTAAGAGTCTAGACGCCAACAAAGCGGTTCCTGTTTTTGTCCGCCGTGCTGACAGCACTATGATCATCCCGGTGAGACCGAAATAA
- the fabF gene encoding beta-ketoacyl-ACP synthase II — protein MSASNGRRRVVVTGLGLISPVGNSVDVAWSNLLAGKSGIATITKFDHTPLSVHFAGEVKDFNVEEYVSAKEARHMDTFIHYGIAAGTQAIRDSGLQVTEENAERIGVMVGSGIGGLPMIEETGAELLARGPRRISPFFVPGSIINMISGHLSILFGLKGPNVAAVTACTTGLHSIGLAARLIQYGDADVMVAGGAESTISALGVGGFASARALSTRNDDPATASRPWDVDRDGFVLGEGAGVIVLEEYEHAKARGAKIYCELLGFGMSGDAYHMTAPNMDGPRRCMVNAMRDAGLNPDQIQYINAHGTSTPLGDKNETGAIKAALGEHAKKTLINSTKSMTGHLLGGAGGLESVFTILALHNQKSPPTINIFNQDPECDLDYCANTARDVKIEHAVKNNFGFGGTNGTLIFGKLT, from the coding sequence GTGTCAGCATCAAATGGCCGTCGCCGGGTAGTTGTTACCGGCCTGGGCCTTATTTCACCTGTTGGTAATTCTGTTGATGTAGCTTGGTCTAATTTGCTCGCGGGCAAATCAGGCATCGCTACCATCACGAAGTTTGACCATACACCACTGAGCGTGCATTTCGCTGGTGAGGTGAAAGATTTCAATGTTGAAGAATATGTGTCTGCCAAAGAGGCGCGCCATATGGATACCTTTATCCATTACGGTATTGCCGCTGGCACGCAAGCCATTCGCGATAGCGGACTGCAAGTAACAGAAGAGAACGCAGAACGCATTGGCGTGATGGTGGGCTCAGGCATTGGTGGTTTACCAATGATTGAAGAGACTGGCGCTGAGCTGTTGGCTCGGGGTCCTCGTCGCATTTCTCCATTCTTTGTACCAGGCTCGATCATTAATATGATTTCTGGTCACCTCAGTATTTTGTTTGGTCTGAAAGGGCCAAATGTTGCAGCAGTGACGGCTTGTACAACTGGTTTGCATAGCATTGGATTGGCAGCACGCTTAATTCAATATGGTGATGCCGATGTGATGGTGGCTGGCGGTGCAGAATCTACGATTTCTGCATTAGGCGTTGGCGGCTTTGCATCTGCTCGCGCGCTTTCAACCCGTAATGATGATCCTGCAACTGCTTCACGCCCTTGGGATGTAGACCGTGATGGTTTTGTTCTGGGTGAGGGTGCAGGTGTCATTGTTCTCGAAGAGTATGAACACGCTAAAGCACGCGGTGCAAAAATTTATTGCGAGCTGCTCGGCTTCGGTATGAGTGGTGATGCGTATCACATGACTGCTCCCAATATGGATGGCCCACGTCGTTGCATGGTCAATGCCATGCGTGATGCCGGCTTAAATCCTGATCAAATTCAATACATCAATGCGCACGGAACCTCAACGCCTTTGGGTGATAAGAATGAAACCGGCGCCATTAAAGCAGCTCTTGGTGAGCATGCCAAGAAGACTTTGATTAACTCCACTAAGTCCATGACTGGCCACCTCTTGGGTGGTGCTGGCGGCTTGGAATCTGTCTTTACTATTTTGGCTTTACACAATCAAAAGTCTCCGCCAACGATTAATATCTTCAATCAAGACCCTGAGTGTGACTTGGATTACTGTGCCAATACGGCTCGTGATGTGAAGATTGAGCATGCTGTCAAAAACAACTTTGGCTTTGGGGGTACTAACGGTACCTTGATTTTTGGCAAATTGACCTAA
- the acpP gene encoding acyl carrier protein: MDNIEQRVKKIVAEQLGVAEAEIKNESSFVNDLGADSLDTVELVMALEDEFGIEIPDEEAEKITTVQLAIDFAKSKAQG, translated from the coding sequence ATGGATAACATCGAACAACGCGTTAAGAAGATCGTCGCTGAGCAATTGGGCGTCGCAGAAGCAGAGATCAAAAATGAATCTTCTTTTGTGAATGACTTGGGCGCAGACTCTCTTGACACTGTTGAGTTGGTAATGGCTTTGGAAGATGAATTCGGCATCGAAATTCCTGATGAGGAAGCTGAAAAAATCACTACCGTTCAGCTCGCTATCGATTTCGCTAAATCTAAAGCTCAGGGTTAA
- the fabG gene encoding 3-oxoacyl-ACP reductase FabG: MNLDLSGQIALVTGASRGIGQAIADELVKCGAKVIGTATSDSGAKAIDERLKASGGAGKVLNVTAPNACEEIIDLIVKEYGGINILVNNAGITRDNLAMRMKSEEWSDVIDTNLSSVFRLSQAVMRPMMKARAGRIINITSIVGHMGNPGQANYAAAKAGVSGMTRALAREIGSRNITVNCVAPGFIDTDMTRALSEEQQNALKVNIPLARLGSPEDVAQAVAFLASPAAGYITGNTLHVNGGLYLA; the protein is encoded by the coding sequence ATGAATCTCGATCTAAGCGGACAAATTGCATTGGTCACTGGTGCATCGCGCGGTATTGGTCAGGCTATCGCGGATGAGTTGGTGAAGTGCGGCGCTAAAGTGATTGGTACGGCTACTTCAGACAGTGGTGCCAAAGCTATCGATGAGCGTTTAAAAGCCTCAGGGGGTGCAGGTAAGGTATTAAATGTCACTGCACCAAATGCTTGCGAGGAAATCATTGATCTCATCGTTAAAGAGTATGGCGGAATCAATATCTTGGTAAACAACGCGGGTATCACGCGCGATAACTTGGCGATGCGAATGAAGTCTGAAGAGTGGAGTGACGTGATTGATACTAATTTAAGTTCAGTCTTTCGCTTATCTCAAGCGGTCATGCGTCCGATGATGAAAGCGCGTGCTGGCCGCATTATTAATATCACCTCGATTGTTGGTCATATGGGCAATCCTGGACAGGCCAATTACGCTGCAGCAAAAGCAGGAGTTTCAGGGATGACTCGCGCTTTAGCGCGCGAAATCGGTAGCCGCAACATCACTGTTAATTGTGTGGCACCTGGGTTTATTGACACAGATATGACCCGCGCTTTGAGTGAAGAACAGCAAAATGCCCTCAAAGTGAATATTCCCTTGGCTAGATTGGGTAGCCCTGAGGATGTAGCCCAGGCTGTAGCATTTTTAGCCTCTCCAGCAGCAGGATACATTACGGGTAACACCCTACATGTCAATGGCGGCCTCTATTTAGCTTAA
- the fabD gene encoding ACP S-malonyltransferase — protein sequence MTFAFVFPGQGSQSVGMLNTIADRPEVRETLQEASEALGEDVATLIAHGPAEALALTTNTQPVMLTAAIAFYRAWLAAGGAIPKVMAGHSLGEYSALVAAGVLSFKDAVPLVRFRAEAMQTAVPVGTGGMAAILGLEDAIVKTVCAEAATACGGVVEAVNFNAPGQVVIAGGSDAVTKACELLKAAGAKRALPLPVSAPFHSSLLQPASEKLKAYLANIEFKAPTVPVINNVDVEILNDPAAIKDALVRQAAKPVRWQETINMMAAQGITEVIECGPGKVLAGLTKRINEKVIGLPIFDETSLNEALAAVK from the coding sequence ATGACATTTGCCTTCGTATTTCCTGGTCAAGGTTCCCAATCTGTTGGGATGCTCAACACTATTGCGGATCGCCCTGAAGTGCGCGAGACCTTGCAAGAAGCTTCAGAAGCATTAGGCGAGGACGTTGCAACGCTGATTGCCCATGGCCCTGCAGAAGCCCTTGCTTTAACAACGAATACTCAGCCAGTGATGCTGACTGCTGCAATTGCTTTTTATCGCGCTTGGTTGGCGGCTGGCGGCGCTATTCCTAAAGTCATGGCGGGTCATAGTCTTGGTGAGTACTCTGCTTTAGTTGCTGCAGGAGTACTTTCTTTTAAAGATGCGGTTCCGCTAGTACGCTTTCGCGCGGAAGCGATGCAAACTGCAGTACCAGTTGGTACAGGCGGTATGGCCGCTATTTTGGGGCTTGAGGATGCCATCGTGAAGACCGTATGTGCAGAGGCTGCTACGGCTTGCGGCGGTGTTGTGGAGGCAGTGAACTTTAATGCACCTGGACAAGTAGTGATCGCTGGCGGCAGCGATGCTGTTACCAAGGCATGTGAATTACTAAAAGCGGCTGGCGCGAAACGGGCACTGCCTTTGCCAGTATCTGCACCATTCCATTCTTCTTTGCTGCAGCCTGCATCAGAGAAGTTAAAAGCCTATTTAGCCAATATTGAATTCAAAGCACCCACGGTTCCTGTAATTAATAACGTGGATGTAGAGATATTGAATGATCCTGCTGCCATTAAAGACGCTTTGGTACGTCAAGCTGCTAAGCCAGTGCGCTGGCAGGAAACCATCAATATGATGGCTGCGCAGGGCATCACCGAGGTTATTGAGTGTGGCCCCGGAAAAGTCTTGGCTGGCCTCACCAAACGCATTAATGAAAAGGTTATTGGACTGCCTATTTTTGATGAAACCAGTCTGAACGAGGCACTTGCTGCAGTAAAGTAA
- a CDS encoding beta-ketoacyl-ACP synthase III, producing MTTYSRVAGTGSYLPELRLTNQDLVERLAKIGLETSDEWIVTRSGISARHFAADNQLTSDLAVKAAEAALESAACTSEDLDLIILATSTPDHLGGFPSTACVVQDKLGAHTNCAAFDVQAVCAGFTYALAIADAFIRSGTYKKVLVLGAETFSRILNFEDRTTSVLFGDGAGAVVLEASSEPGILSTALHADGSQRDILCVPGRAGNGQVHGSPFMTMDGQAVFKLAVKVLEQVAHEALEKANLKPEHIDWLVPHQANIRIMESTARKMGMSMDKVIVTVHEHGNTSAASIPLALDAGVRSGQIQRGQHLLLEGVGGGFAWGAVAIKY from the coding sequence ATGACAACGTATTCACGGGTAGCCGGTACGGGAAGTTACCTTCCTGAGTTGCGTTTAACCAATCAAGATCTTGTCGAGCGTTTAGCAAAGATTGGTCTTGAGACTAGTGATGAGTGGATTGTGACTCGCAGCGGTATTTCTGCCCGTCACTTTGCTGCAGACAATCAATTGACTAGTGATTTAGCAGTCAAGGCCGCAGAGGCTGCATTGGAGAGCGCTGCTTGTACTTCAGAAGATCTTGACCTGATTATTTTGGCTACATCCACTCCTGATCATTTGGGTGGCTTTCCAAGCACTGCGTGTGTTGTACAAGATAAGTTGGGCGCACATACCAATTGCGCTGCATTTGATGTGCAGGCAGTTTGTGCAGGTTTCACTTACGCACTTGCGATTGCAGATGCTTTTATCCGCTCTGGGACCTATAAAAAAGTATTGGTTCTAGGTGCCGAAACTTTCTCTCGGATCTTAAACTTCGAGGATCGCACGACCTCAGTATTGTTTGGGGATGGCGCAGGCGCAGTTGTACTAGAAGCATCTAGCGAGCCCGGTATTTTATCGACCGCCTTGCATGCGGATGGCAGTCAGCGGGATATTCTTTGTGTTCCAGGGCGCGCTGGTAATGGCCAAGTGCATGGCTCGCCATTTATGACAATGGATGGTCAAGCGGTATTCAAATTAGCAGTAAAAGTGCTTGAGCAAGTGGCTCATGAAGCTTTAGAAAAGGCCAATCTCAAGCCTGAACATATTGATTGGTTGGTACCACATCAAGCGAATATCCGCATCATGGAAAGTACTGCACGCAAGATGGGTATGTCTATGGATAAGGTCATCGTCACGGTTCATGAACATGGCAATACTTCAGCTGCTTCGATTCCATTAGCTTTGGATGCTGGTGTTCGTTCTGGTCAAATTCAACGTGGTCAACATCTTCTCTTGGAGGGTGTGGGCGGAGGATTTGCTTGGGGCGCTGTAGCGATCAAGTACTAA
- the plsX gene encoding phosphate acyltransferase PlsX: protein MSVTLAIDAMGGDHGVVVTVPACCDFLEKHADVKIALVGDPELLKQALGKFPKAPVERIQIIPASEVVLMDDPIEVALRRKKDSSMRLAIEQVKEGKADAIISSGNTGALMAISRYVLKTLEGVDRPAIATAIPNEKGRGTTMLDLGANADCEPMHLVQFAQMANVMVQVVDGTKTPSIGLLNIGEEVIKGNEVVKQTSELLRQSNLNFYGNVEGNDIFKGTTDIVVCDGFVGNVVLKASEGLAKMMSGLIREEFNRSWLTKLMAVCAMVPLLRVRKRVDHRRYNGAVLLGLRGCVIKSHGSADRFAFGFALDRAYEASKNRMVERIAQAFVVETK, encoded by the coding sequence ATGAGCGTCACTCTTGCGATCGATGCCATGGGTGGGGATCACGGAGTAGTTGTCACCGTTCCCGCCTGCTGTGATTTTCTTGAAAAACACGCTGATGTGAAGATTGCCTTAGTCGGCGATCCGGAATTGCTCAAGCAAGCTTTGGGTAAGTTTCCAAAAGCGCCTGTAGAGCGCATTCAAATTATTCCTGCTAGTGAAGTGGTCTTGATGGATGACCCCATTGAGGTTGCGCTGCGTCGTAAAAAAGATTCCTCTATGCGCCTAGCTATCGAGCAAGTCAAAGAGGGTAAGGCTGATGCCATTATTTCTTCTGGCAACACTGGCGCCTTGATGGCGATTTCACGTTATGTTCTCAAGACTCTAGAGGGTGTTGATCGTCCTGCGATTGCTACTGCCATCCCCAATGAAAAAGGGCGCGGTACCACGATGTTAGATCTGGGTGCGAATGCAGATTGTGAGCCAATGCACTTGGTTCAGTTTGCCCAAATGGCGAACGTCATGGTGCAAGTAGTCGACGGCACAAAGACCCCTTCTATTGGTCTTTTGAACATCGGTGAAGAGGTCATTAAGGGTAATGAGGTGGTCAAGCAAACGAGTGAGTTACTTCGACAAAGCAATCTCAACTTTTATGGCAACGTAGAAGGTAATGACATCTTTAAGGGCACTACGGATATCGTGGTGTGTGATGGTTTTGTAGGTAATGTTGTCTTAAAGGCAAGCGAGGGCTTGGCAAAGATGATGAGTGGCTTGATTCGCGAAGAATTTAATCGTTCTTGGTTAACGAAGCTCATGGCAGTTTGTGCGATGGTGCCTTTATTGCGTGTTCGTAAGCGAGTAGATCATCGTCGTTACAACGGCGCAGTACTGTTGGGTTTACGTGGTTGTGTGATTAAGAGTCATGGCTCAGCCGATCGTTTCGCTTTTGGTTTTGCCTTAGATCGCGCCTATGAGGCTTCTAAGAATCGCATGGTAGAGCGTATCGCTCAGGCATTTGTGGTGGAGACAAAATAA
- the rpmF gene encoding 50S ribosomal protein L32, which translates to MAVQQNKKSPSKRGMHRAHDFLTAPATAVEATTGEAHLRHHISPNGYYRGRKVVKTKND; encoded by the coding sequence ATGGCCGTCCAACAGAATAAAAAATCACCTTCCAAACGTGGCATGCACCGTGCGCACGACTTTTTGACCGCACCTGCTACGGCTGTTGAAGCCACAACTGGTGAGGCTCATTTGCGCCACCACATTTCACCAAACGGCTACTATCGTGGCCGTAAAGTTGTTAAAACTAAAAACGACTAA
- a CDS encoding DUF177 domain-containing protein, protein MNRNQVLPQVELSADLSALRRVDFCAPQSYLGGGFLKIPDLPRLAQEASKVEAGDGFEWNAKTYFVDSPGSEPHQILQLGLKGRLHMICQRCLQDCPVDLSEERQFVMVATEALADAYPIEDDELEPIVASQHFDLLSLIEDEILLSLPLIPKHPEGACQAHASSFGDAKTGADALEKPENPFNILKNMKKSS, encoded by the coding sequence ATGAATCGTAATCAAGTTTTACCTCAAGTTGAACTATCTGCTGATCTGAGCGCATTGCGCAGGGTAGATTTTTGCGCTCCCCAGTCTTATTTGGGTGGGGGATTTTTGAAGATTCCGGATTTACCTCGATTGGCGCAGGAGGCCTCCAAAGTGGAGGCTGGGGATGGCTTTGAGTGGAATGCAAAGACGTATTTTGTGGATTCCCCGGGTTCTGAACCGCATCAGATCCTTCAATTGGGTCTAAAAGGTCGTCTCCATATGATTTGCCAGCGTTGTTTGCAGGACTGCCCAGTCGATTTATCTGAAGAGCGTCAATTTGTCATGGTGGCCACGGAAGCTTTAGCTGATGCCTATCCGATTGAGGATGATGAGCTAGAGCCCATCGTTGCTAGCCAGCACTTTGACCTCTTAAGCTTAATTGAGGATGAAATTTTGCTGTCTTTGCCCTTAATTCCGAAGCATCCAGAGGGTGCTTGCCAGGCTCATGCCTCATCCTTTGGGGATGCCAAAACAGGTGCTGACGCGCTAGAAAAGCCTGAAAATCCCTTTAACATATTGAAAAATATGAAGAAAAGTTCATGA
- a CDS encoding Maf family nucleotide pyrophosphatase, giving the protein MGNSAKKLILASTSIYRKALLERLRIPFEIVSPKVDETPLPGESTLTLALRLAKAKAAAVAQDHPDAWVIGSDQVADFLGTAIGKPGNFERALAQLQLMRGATVTFHTTLCLMRGDAETTVNIPTQVTFRKLSDDVLEAYLHAEEPYDCAGSAKSEGLGISLLESIQSDDPTALIGLPLIALSGLLRDAGFVIPAKK; this is encoded by the coding sequence ATGGGTAATTCTGCAAAAAAACTAATTCTGGCATCAACATCCATCTACCGTAAAGCGCTATTGGAGCGCCTGCGCATTCCTTTTGAGATCGTATCGCCCAAGGTAGATGAAACTCCTTTACCTGGAGAAAGTACGCTCACCTTAGCGTTGCGTCTTGCTAAAGCCAAAGCGGCAGCGGTGGCTCAAGATCATCCAGACGCTTGGGTCATTGGCTCAGATCAAGTCGCCGACTTTCTGGGCACCGCAATCGGCAAGCCTGGTAATTTTGAGCGTGCCTTAGCGCAACTCCAACTAATGCGGGGTGCTACTGTGACTTTTCATACTACGCTATGCCTGATGCGTGGTGATGCAGAAACAACTGTCAATATTCCTACGCAAGTGACCTTTCGCAAACTATCAGATGATGTTCTGGAGGCATACCTTCACGCCGAAGAACCCTATGACTGCGCTGGCAGCGCCAAGTCTGAAGGCTTGGGAATCTCACTCTTAGAATCCATTCAGAGCGATGATCCCACTGCATTAATTGGCCTGCCATTGATAGCGCTGAGCGGACTCTTGCGTGATGCGGGTTTTGTTATTCCAGCAAAGAAATAA